The Spirochaetaceae bacterium genome includes the window TACTGGTCTGCTCGTCACTGTTCCAGGCATTCTTCGCCAGCATCCCTTACCAATGGTACACGAACAACGACATCGCCAACTACGAAGGCTTCTACGCGAGCGTGTTCTATTCCTACTTCGCCGCGCTCGGCTACGACATCACGGTCGAGGACTCCAGCAGCCACGGCCGGCTGGACATGGCCGTGCGCACCGGCGATCACACTTACCTGTTCGAATTCAAGGTAGCCGAGACGTCGCCACCAGGATCGGCGCTCACCCAACTGCAGGAGCGCGACTACGCCGCCAAGTACCGCGCCGGCGGCCACCCGATCCACCTGATCGGGGTAGAGTTCAGCCGCCAAACCCGCAACATCACCGCGTTCGACACCGGCGACGGCTGACGAGCGCCGTCCGGGCGACGTTTCGTCCTGTTATTGACACTTCTGCTGGCGTGTTTCGAACACCTTCGTACAGATGAGACCCTTCAATTCGCAATCCACAATCCAGCGTTCCGACTCGCCACACATTGGAACACGGCCGTCCCATCCTTCATTCGCTGAATCGCACCTGATACTGCTGCACTCACCCACCGTCGTAATCTCCAACACTTCCTTACCGTCGCAATTGAAGTCATATCTCCCGTCCAAATCAGGTGCGTCAAACCAATTCGTCTGTCCCGGAAAGA containing:
- a CDS encoding PD-(D/E)XK nuclease domain-containing protein, whose amino-acid sequence is MANYEGFYASVFYSYFAALGYDITVEDSSSHGRLDMAVRTGDHTYLFEFKVAETSPPGSALTQLQERDYAAKYRAGGHPIHLIGVEFSRQTRNITAFDTGDG